Sequence from the uncultured Draconibacterium sp. genome:
TGGCGTGGATTTTCGCCATATACAATTCCGTCGATCATTTTAAGGTATTCGTTCGAGTTTACCGCATAATTTTGTTGTGGTAATTGCGCTTGCCACTCGGCTGTTTTTTGATTTACGGCAACAGTTCGGTCACCCGGATCGGGGTGTGTCGACATCCAAATTGGAACACCGGCGCTGCTTCCTTCATCGCCTCCCTGCATTTTGTCAAGTACTGTGAAAAAATCGGCCATTTTGCGTGCATCGTATCCAATTTTCGATGAGTATTCAACACCTAAACGGTCAGCCTCGCGTTCGTTGTCGCGGCTAAAGCTTAGAAACAACAGTTCCATTGCTGCGGTAGCTTCGCCGGCAAACTGTGCCACTTCAGGCACCGCAATCATTCCGGCGGCCAGTGCAAACTGGCCGAGTTGTTGTCGTGTTTGTTGCTGAGCCGAATGTCGTGCCGTAACGTGTCCTATTTCGTGCCCCAACACACCCAGTAGTTCTGCTTCGTTATTAAACTGAGCCAGGATTCCTCGTGTAAAATAAACATAACCACCCGGCACTGCAAAAGCATTTACCACGGGCGAATCCAATATCCTGAAATGAAATTGTAAGTTTGGCCGATGCGAGATTTTCCCTATTTCTGTACCTTTTTCGGTAATAAAGTTCAACAGTTTTTCATCCTCATACAATCCAAATGTTGAAATAACCGTAGGGTCGTATTGAGCTCCAAGGGCAATCTCCTGTTCTTCCGTCATAAACATCAGTTGTTTTTTCCCGGTAACCGGATTTACGGCACACGACGGTATTAGCAGCATTAACGAAACGGTTAAAAGAATTGCCGAAAATGTTTTGATTGTTTTCATCTTTCCTGAATTTTTGAAGTATGGTTAAGAATTTACATTTAATTGTGTCAAATTGTTATTTGCGGCTTGTCTGTATTGGCTTAATTATTAAATTCGCTCTTACACAAAGATAACATTTACTTCATTTTTTAAAATCACCCGTATGTTAATACGTAAAACTGTACTTATTTATTTTAGCCTGTTGATGTTTCTGTTTTCGGCCAATGCACAGAACGAAGCACTGTCGAAAATCGATATTCCTGATTTAAAAGAATACCTCACATTTATTGCGTCCGACGAATTGCAGGGACGCGAGCTGGGTACCGAAGTGGACGGACTTGAAATTACGGCGAACTACCTGGCCGATTATGCAAAAGAAACTGGGCTGAAACCAGCTGTGGAAAACTATTTTCAGCCAGTACCAATTTTACACACCACACCAAGTACAGATGATTTTATTGAAGTGAATAATAAAAAAGGGAAGTCGGTATACCGGTCGAAAGAGCTGGTAAAACTAACCCAGATTCCCGGCGTTTTTAGTCTTGATGAGGAACCTGTTACGTTTATTGGTTTTGGCGAAAATATTGAGCCGCTCGATATAAAAGACAAACTTGTAATTGTTGCGCAGGGAAGTGCCGAATCGTTTTCAGGCGAAGAGGCTTTTGAATGGCAGAACCGTGTAGAGAGCGCAAAAATAAATGCCATAATGGAAAAGCAACCCAAAGCTTTGCTGATAATTACCAATCCGAAAGACACGGAGAATAAAACCTTTAAACAATTAAATGGCTGGATGAGTAGGTCGGGGTACAGCGTAAAAACTGACGACGATGGTACTGAGCAACCTGCTGTTTTACTCGCCACTCCAAAAGTTGCCGATGCCTTGTTGGGTAAAAAAGGGCAGTACGAAAAATACCTGGAAGATATTGTTGCAGGCTCGGAGGAGCTTGCCGAAGTTTCAGAAACACTAAGCCTGAAATCAGGATCGGAACCGGAATTGCTCGAAGGCAAAAATGTTATTGCTTACGTTGAAGGATCGGACCCGGTTTTAAAAAACGAATACATTGTTTTTATGGCGCACTACGATCATCTTGGAATTGGCGAGGATGGTGATGTATATAACGGTGCCGACGATAACGGTTCGGGAACTGTGGCCATCATGGAAGTGGCCGAAGCTTTTGCCAGCCTAAAAGAAAAACCAAAACGAAGCATTGTATTTCTATGGGTAACCTGCGAAGAGAAAGGCCATTTCGGATCGAGTTATTATTGTGATCATCCGGTATTTCCGCTGGATAAAACTGTTGCTTCCATTAACCTCGATATGGTCGGCCGTGTTTACGACGGTCCGCGCGACGATGTTTGGAAAGATTCACCTAAAAAAGTTAAGGACTTTGATGGATTGTATACTTTATCGAACGACGTGTGGCCCGGGTTGGCCGAGATAAATGCAGAACACTGTGCCGAATTGGGATTAGTGCCCGACACCAGCTTGCCCAAAGAACGTTTTTTACGTGCCAGCGACCATTACCATTTTCACAAAAACGGTGTGCCTATCTTGAATTATGCCACCGGTTATCATGCCGATTACCACAAAGTTGGCGATGAGGTGGAAAGAATAAATTTTGAGAAAATAAAGCGTGTTGCCGATCTCTGTTTTTTAGTTGGTTTTGATTTGGCCAATAAAGAAGACATTGAGTTTTAAATTATAAATATCAAACCAAAAACAATGAACACCAAACTACTTTTTACACTGTTTTGTGTGGCATTTTCATTTTTGGCTACAGCCCAAAAAAAGGAATTGCAAACCATTACCGAAAATGACCTGAAAGCGCACCTGGAATTTATTGCCAGTGATAATATGCGGGGACGTGATTTTTTTACTGAAGTGCCGGGCCTTGAACTTGCCGCCGATTACCTCAAATCTCAATGTATAAAATTGGAATTGACTCCCGGAGTTGAAGGTTATTTCCAGACTATTGAAATGGAAGCTGTAACACCGGATCCGGACCAGACTGTTTTAAAATTAAAGGACGCCAACGGAAATATAAGCTACCAGACAAAAGATATTTTTTCGCTGGGAGGGCCTCCAAAAAACGACACCGTTTCGGGCGAAGTAGTGTTTGCCGGTTATGGCTGGTACAACGAGGAGACAAAATACAACGATACAAAAGACCTGGATTTAAAAGGTAAAATTGTGCTGGTAATGACACGTACCCTCGAGCAGGCAAACGAAGGTGAAACACCCGACATGGATACTGAAATGAAAAAAATGTCGAGAGCCTTGATGGGAGGTGCCAAAGCGGTGATCTTGGTGAACGATCCGATGAGCCCAGATCCCGAATACATTGAAAGTATACGAAAATATGCAACCGGCGGAAGCCTGACATTAAAAGGAGCAAAAGGTTCGCTTATTCTTCCGATAAAATTGATTTTTGGAACGGAAGAACTCGCCGATAAAATGCTGGAAGGATCAGGGAAAACTTTGGCTGGCTTACAACAGGAGATCAAAGAAAGTAAAAGCCCAAAATCATTTGCAATTAACAACCTGACAACTGAAGTTAATCTGGTTAAATCAAATGAAACAATTGTAGGTAAAAATGTAATTGCAATGGTTGAAGGCAGCGACCCGGAATTAAAGAAAGAGTGCATTGTTTTTTCTGCGCATTACGATCATCTGGGAGTAGATGGCGAAGGCGGTATTTACAACGGTGCAGATGATAACGGAACGGGAACGGTTGCCTTGCTGGAAATTGCTGAGGCATTTCAAAGTATGAAAAAGAAACCGAAACGTAGCATCGTTTTTGCCTGGGTAACCGGCGAAGAAAAAGGACTGCTGGGCTCCGATTATTATTCGCAGCACCCGGTTATGTCGATGGAAAATACACTGGTTGATATTAACCTTGATATGATCGGGCGGTCGGCAGAAAAAGAACTGGATTCAGTATCCATTAGTTCAAAAAGTTTGGCCGGCCCTAACGGAATGTACATTATTTCCGGGAAACAAAGTACCGAACTAATGAATATCAGTGATGAGGTTTGTGAAGATCTGGGGCTTGTT
This genomic interval carries:
- a CDS encoding M20/M25/M40 family metallo-hydrolase, whose protein sequence is MLIRKTVLIYFSLLMFLFSANAQNEALSKIDIPDLKEYLTFIASDELQGRELGTEVDGLEITANYLADYAKETGLKPAVENYFQPVPILHTTPSTDDFIEVNNKKGKSVYRSKELVKLTQIPGVFSLDEEPVTFIGFGENIEPLDIKDKLVIVAQGSAESFSGEEAFEWQNRVESAKINAIMEKQPKALLIITNPKDTENKTFKQLNGWMSRSGYSVKTDDDGTEQPAVLLATPKVADALLGKKGQYEKYLEDIVAGSEELAEVSETLSLKSGSEPELLEGKNVIAYVEGSDPVLKNEYIVFMAHYDHLGIGEDGDVYNGADDNGSGTVAIMEVAEAFASLKEKPKRSIVFLWVTCEEKGHFGSSYYCDHPVFPLDKTVASINLDMVGRVYDGPRDDVWKDSPKKVKDFDGLYTLSNDVWPGLAEINAEHCAELGLVPDTSLPKERFLRASDHYHFHKNGVPILNYATGYHADYHKVGDEVERINFEKIKRVADLCFLVGFDLANKEDIEF
- a CDS encoding M48 family metalloprotease, which gives rise to MKTIKTFSAILLTVSLMLLIPSCAVNPVTGKKQLMFMTEEQEIALGAQYDPTVISTFGLYEDEKLLNFITEKGTEIGKISHRPNLQFHFRILDSPVVNAFAVPGGYVYFTRGILAQFNNEAELLGVLGHEIGHVTARHSAQQQTRQQLGQFALAAGMIAVPEVAQFAGEATAAMELLFLSFSRDNEREADRLGVEYSSKIGYDARKMADFFTVLDKMQGGDEGSSAGVPIWMSTHPDPGDRTVAVNQKTAEWQAQLPQQNYAVNSNEYLKMIDGIVYGENPRHGFVENNMFYHPDLAFQFPIPKSWTLINSPLQVQIVPENKDAAIIFELSQEKSAEAIAQKTISDLQLTLIEKNNVKVNGLNAVATVSQQVSQNNSGQEQVLKILSYFIEKDAVVYTFHGLCLDKNFNGYLPAFESTMKNFARLTNASKLNIQPDRIKVISINSASVSLKDAFDYYKVPQDRYEEIALLNNRELSDVLRRGDLIKILAK
- a CDS encoding M20/M25/M40 family metallo-hydrolase; the protein is MNTKLLFTLFCVAFSFLATAQKKELQTITENDLKAHLEFIASDNMRGRDFFTEVPGLELAADYLKSQCIKLELTPGVEGYFQTIEMEAVTPDPDQTVLKLKDANGNISYQTKDIFSLGGPPKNDTVSGEVVFAGYGWYNEETKYNDTKDLDLKGKIVLVMTRTLEQANEGETPDMDTEMKKMSRALMGGAKAVILVNDPMSPDPEYIESIRKYATGGSLTLKGAKGSLILPIKLIFGTEELADKMLEGSGKTLAGLQQEIKESKSPKSFAINNLTTEVNLVKSNETIVGKNVIAMVEGSDPELKKECIVFSAHYDHLGVDGEGGIYNGADDNGTGTVALLEIAEAFQSMKKKPKRSIVFAWVTGEEKGLLGSDYYSQHPVMSMENTLVDINLDMIGRSAEKELDSVSISSKSLAGPNGMYIISGKQSTELMNISDEVCEDLGLVPSDELTKAFLTRSDYYHFYKNGVPILGLSTGLHDDYHEITDEVDKIDYHKMKRVTQYAFSVAYKLANQKSRLVVDKPVK